In Curtobacterium sp. MCPF17_002, one genomic interval encodes:
- the pgm gene encoding phosphoglucomutase (alpha-D-glucose-1,6-bisphosphate-dependent), producing MNDRAGTPATADDLVDLDALIAAYHERVPDVSVPEQKVVFGTSGHRGSSLDSAFNDTHIAAITQAIVEYRQSQGTDGPLFIGRDTHALSGPAERTALEVLAAHGVHVLADSENGYVPTPALSHAIIAYNRAGHPDTADGIVITPSHNPPRDGGFKYNPPHGGPADSDATSWIADRANAIIQGGNAEVQRTEQATPDRYDFLGAYVADLENIIDIDAIKRAGVKIGADPLGGASLPYWNRIRDHYGLDLTVVNPDVDPTWSFMTLDWDGKIRMDPSSPSAMASVVARKDEYDVLTGNDADSDRHGIVTPDGGLMNPNHYLAVAIEYLYAHRPAWRDDAAIGKTLVSSSIIDKVAESLGRRLWEVPVGFKWFVPGLIDGSVAFGGEESAGASFLRKDGTAWTTDKDGIILALLASEIIAVTGKTPSQLYDELTERFGDPVYQRVDAAASKDQKARLGKLDGDAITAETLAGDPITAKLSKAPGNDAAVGGVKVVTDKAWFAARPSGTEDVYKIYAESFVGQEHLEQVQREAKEIVDAALGA from the coding sequence ATGAACGACCGCGCCGGCACCCCCGCGACCGCAGACGACCTCGTCGACCTCGACGCCCTCATCGCCGCCTACCACGAGCGCGTCCCGGACGTGTCCGTTCCCGAGCAGAAGGTCGTGTTCGGCACCTCGGGGCACCGCGGCTCGTCGCTCGACTCCGCGTTCAACGACACCCACATCGCCGCCATCACACAGGCGATCGTCGAGTACCGGCAGTCGCAGGGCACGGACGGCCCGCTGTTCATCGGCCGTGACACCCACGCCCTGTCCGGCCCCGCCGAGCGCACCGCGCTCGAGGTCCTGGCGGCACACGGCGTGCACGTCCTCGCTGACAGCGAGAACGGCTACGTCCCGACGCCTGCGCTGAGCCACGCGATCATCGCCTACAACCGCGCGGGTCACCCGGACACCGCCGACGGCATCGTCATCACGCCGAGCCACAACCCGCCCCGCGACGGCGGCTTCAAGTACAACCCGCCGCACGGTGGGCCCGCGGACAGCGACGCGACGTCGTGGATCGCCGACCGGGCGAACGCCATCATCCAGGGCGGCAACGCCGAGGTGCAGCGCACGGAGCAGGCGACGCCGGACCGCTACGACTTCCTCGGCGCGTACGTCGCCGACCTCGAGAACATCATCGACATCGACGCGATCAAGCGTGCCGGCGTGAAGATCGGCGCCGACCCGCTCGGTGGCGCGTCGCTCCCCTACTGGAACCGCATCCGCGACCACTACGGCCTCGACCTCACCGTCGTGAACCCGGACGTCGACCCGACCTGGTCGTTCATGACGCTCGACTGGGACGGCAAGATCCGGATGGACCCGTCGAGCCCGAGCGCGATGGCGTCCGTCGTCGCGCGGAAGGACGAGTACGACGTCCTGACCGGCAACGACGCCGACTCGGACCGCCACGGCATCGTCACGCCCGACGGCGGCCTGATGAACCCGAACCACTACCTCGCGGTGGCGATCGAGTACCTGTACGCGCACCGCCCGGCCTGGCGCGACGACGCCGCGATCGGCAAGACCCTGGTGTCGTCGAGCATCATCGACAAGGTCGCCGAGTCGCTCGGTCGTCGCCTGTGGGAGGTCCCGGTCGGCTTCAAGTGGTTCGTGCCCGGTCTCATCGACGGCTCGGTGGCGTTCGGCGGCGAGGAGTCCGCGGGCGCGTCGTTCCTCCGCAAGGACGGCACTGCGTGGACGACCGACAAGGACGGCATCATCCTGGCGCTCCTGGCGTCGGAGATCATCGCGGTGACGGGCAAGACCCCGTCGCAGCTGTACGACGAGCTCACCGAGCGCTTCGGCGACCCGGTCTACCAGCGGGTGGACGCGGCGGCGAGCAAGGACCAGAAGGCGCGGCTCGGCAAGCTCGACGGCGACGCGATCACGGCCGAGACCCTGGCGGGCGACCCGATCACGGCGAAGCTGTCGAAGGCGCCCGGCAACGACGCGGCGGTCGGCGGTGTGAAGGTCGTCACCGACAAGGCCTGGTTCGCGGCTCGTCCGTCCGGCACCGAGGACGTCTACAAGATCTACGCGGAGAGCTTCGTCGGGCAGGAGCACCTCGAACAGGTGCAGCGCGAAGCCAAGGAGATCGTGGACGCCGCCCTCGGCGCCTGA
- a CDS encoding contact-dependent growth inhibition system immunity protein, translating to MGDTIRADAALLDAVQAGDGATLHTARGAVVSWAALHLLAAHGFRWAPERPDDADRGPGGARLHVDLTIEHEARPDSLRMDMDMDIKFLRAQTPVISSILSGAFHQDWKDDWDSAEDVWRTAIDHAPSQQIPQLDADSALLIEHLHTDADVLRFISVNASGFSPQLDANQEPREWLRMLRARVQARMNRLEGQ from the coding sequence ATGGGGGACACGATCCGCGCGGACGCGGCGCTGCTCGACGCCGTGCAGGCGGGTGACGGCGCGACGCTGCACACCGCGCGCGGAGCGGTGGTGTCGTGGGCCGCGCTGCACCTGCTCGCCGCGCACGGCTTCCGGTGGGCGCCGGAACGCCCCGACGACGCCGACCGCGGACCGGGCGGCGCCCGGCTGCACGTCGACCTCACGATCGAGCACGAGGCCCGACCCGATTCCTTGAGGATGGACATGGACATGGACATCAAATTCCTGAGAGCCCAAACACCAGTGATCTCCTCGATCTTGAGTGGCGCCTTTCACCAAGACTGGAAAGACGACTGGGACTCTGCGGAGGACGTTTGGCGAACCGCAATCGATCACGCACCCTCCCAGCAGATACCACAGCTCGACGCTGACTCAGCACTGCTGATCGAACACTTGCACACCGATGCGGATGTGTTGAGATTCATCTCCGTGAACGCGTCCGGGTTCTCCCCACAGCTCGATGCCAACCAGGAACCCAGAGAGTGGCTCCGAATGCTCCGCGCGCGTGTGCAGGCGCGAATGAACCGTCTCGAAGGTCAGTGA
- a CDS encoding RNase A-like domain-containing protein, whose amino-acid sequence MIANTLDFNHKEIQDWIDSKRLGPKGKQTEAFDWSADQVVGRRFVDGRVPPIRDASVVRVVLKFDPDGDPPYSILTSYPREVLHD is encoded by the coding sequence TTGATCGCCAACACCTTGGACTTCAACCACAAAGAAATCCAGGACTGGATCGATTCGAAGCGGCTGGGGCCGAAGGGCAAACAAACCGAGGCATTCGACTGGTCGGCCGATCAGGTCGTCGGCCGGAGATTCGTTGACGGTCGTGTTCCTCCGATCCGGGATGCGTCCGTCGTGCGAGTTGTTCTGAAGTTCGATCCCGATGGCGACCCTCCATACTCGATTCTGACCAGTTACCCGCGAGAGGTGCTCCATGATTGA
- a CDS encoding contact-dependent growth inhibition system immunity protein produces MIDEDFYRDVVRRAPKMTSLLGAEFNFDWRLDWPDVEAVLVQDLDDASLADNEELRTELDYLLSVLGTEPLADAFFTYVDSGLDPLADTGRSARSWLIDVRDRARRNVVLKAESEEHGQLGGAV; encoded by the coding sequence ATGATTGACGAGGATTTCTACCGAGATGTGGTCCGACGCGCACCGAAGATGACGTCGCTGCTCGGAGCGGAGTTCAACTTCGATTGGCGACTCGACTGGCCGGATGTGGAGGCGGTGCTCGTGCAAGACCTCGACGATGCTTCCCTGGCAGACAACGAAGAGCTGCGAACGGAACTCGACTATCTCTTGAGCGTGCTTGGAACAGAGCCCTTGGCGGACGCCTTCTTCACGTACGTTGATTCGGGTCTCGATCCCCTCGCTGACACTGGTAGATCGGCCCGTTCATGGCTGATCGACGTTCGGGATCGTGCCCGGCGGAACGTCGTGTTGAAGGCAGAGTCCGAAGAGCACGGTCAGTTGGGTGGAGCGGTCTGA
- a CDS encoding contact-dependent growth inhibition system immunity protein, producing MAHAVRTGESYFPNVERANEAVAYALDFNHERIRRWVAAGAVRPLRIYAVQGGVTGRGNPFSEPQDLEGVRVVLTRAPDNPSGYTVFTAYPAVASITAQNFHGFDAFVGSYFHQDWAEEPYSAEQALEDHVAVASDEALRMLLENVRDLDAILPDEASLAGRLIELDCNYVPAEDGLDDRQWLRSVGERLHRHLSGAENGNDGV from the coding sequence ATGGCTCACGCTGTCCGGACAGGGGAGTCCTACTTCCCGAACGTCGAACGAGCGAACGAAGCGGTGGCGTACGCGCTCGACTTCAACCACGAGCGCATCCGTCGATGGGTGGCGGCAGGGGCAGTCCGGCCGCTGCGGATCTACGCGGTGCAGGGTGGCGTCACTGGTCGCGGCAATCCCTTCTCGGAACCCCAAGACCTGGAAGGCGTGCGAGTCGTGCTGACGCGAGCGCCCGACAATCCGTCGGGCTACACCGTGTTCACCGCGTACCCCGCCGTCGCGAGCATCACCGCGCAGAACTTCCACGGCTTCGACGCATTCGTCGGGTCGTACTTCCACCAGGACTGGGCGGAGGAGCCGTACTCCGCCGAGCAGGCCCTGGAGGATCACGTCGCAGTTGCGTCGGACGAGGCACTGCGCATGCTCCTGGAGAACGTCCGCGACCTCGACGCGATTCTTCCGGACGAGGCTTCCCTCGCGGGTCGCCTGATCGAACTCGACTGCAACTACGTCCCGGCTGAGGACGGCCTCGACGACCGTCAGTGGTTGCGGAGCGTCGGTGAGCGGCTGCATCGTCACCTCTCCGGGGCCGAGAACGGGAACGACGGTGTCTGA
- a CDS encoding contact-dependent growth inhibition system immunity protein, with protein MVKPLRLTYRPELLGAVGVGTPFGEEIGLNAVRVVLTVSAGDPWQHTVQAVYPSLDVGAGGQFPALDDFVGAYCNRTRTDGNLSPVEAMAHFSTHARLTEVDALANDVRAVLELDDEALAACLVALDCNYDAAEDNSTDRSWLGWVLRSLERDAVALAPVPSAVVGEAGWVRDPRPMPGADPVVAVKRFVVNAASVDGRASRAEFWWARFLWGLVCVVLLGLVGAVPDEIRTPVLIGFLAWIAVTAIPNITLQVRRLHDTGRSGWSMLVQLAPVVGPFLLLVWNVQDSERSGARFDRPERKRG; from the coding sequence ATGGTGAAGCCGCTCCGTCTGACCTACCGACCCGAGCTCCTCGGTGCTGTCGGTGTCGGCACGCCGTTCGGGGAGGAGATCGGTCTCAATGCCGTTCGTGTGGTCCTGACGGTGAGCGCGGGCGACCCCTGGCAGCACACGGTGCAGGCGGTCTACCCGTCGCTCGACGTCGGTGCCGGCGGGCAGTTCCCGGCGCTCGACGACTTCGTGGGGGCCTACTGCAACCGGACGCGGACGGATGGCAACCTGTCGCCGGTCGAGGCGATGGCGCACTTCTCCACGCATGCGCGTCTTACGGAGGTCGATGCTCTGGCGAACGACGTCCGTGCCGTGCTCGAGCTCGATGACGAGGCGCTCGCGGCCTGTCTGGTGGCCCTCGACTGCAACTACGACGCGGCTGAGGACAACTCCACGGATCGGTCGTGGCTCGGGTGGGTCCTGCGAAGCCTCGAGCGTGACGCGGTCGCACTCGCCCCGGTGCCGTCGGCGGTCGTCGGCGAAGCCGGATGGGTGCGGGACCCGAGGCCGATGCCCGGGGCGGACCCCGTGGTCGCCGTCAAGCGGTTCGTGGTGAACGCCGCATCGGTTGACGGTCGGGCGAGCCGTGCGGAGTTCTGGTGGGCTCGATTCCTCTGGGGCCTCGTCTGCGTGGTGCTGTTGGGGCTGGTCGGCGCCGTTCCCGACGAGATCCGCACGCCGGTCCTGATCGGTTTCCTCGCCTGGATCGCAGTCACCGCCATCCCCAACATCACGCTGCAAGTGAGACGTCTCCACGACACGGGGCGAAGCGGCTGGTCGATGCTGGTGCAACTCGCACCCGTCGTCGGCCCGTTCCTGCTGCTCGTGTGGAACGTGCAGGACAGCGAGCGCAGCGGAGCGCGGTTCGACCGTCCCGAGCGGAAGCGCGGCTGA
- a CDS encoding response regulator transcription factor — protein MIRIVIADDEELIRGALVALLGLEPDIEVVADVADGRSAVTAALTHQPDVVLLDLEMPVLDGIEAARALSAMPTVIVTRHARPGTLKRSLAVGVRGFVPKSTPAARLAAIIRSVAAGERYVDAGLAAAALTEDESPLTPREADVLRLTRDGLATKQIARALALAHGTVRNHLSSAITKLHCDSRVSAAAVAADRGWI, from the coding sequence ATGATCCGGATCGTCATCGCCGACGACGAGGAGCTCATCCGTGGCGCCCTGGTCGCCCTGCTGGGTCTCGAGCCCGACATCGAGGTCGTCGCCGACGTCGCGGACGGTCGATCGGCGGTCACCGCGGCGCTGACCCACCAACCGGACGTCGTGCTGCTCGACCTCGAGATGCCCGTGCTCGACGGCATCGAGGCCGCGCGTGCACTGTCCGCGATGCCCACCGTCATCGTCACCCGTCACGCGCGTCCCGGGACCCTCAAGCGCTCCCTCGCCGTCGGCGTCCGCGGGTTCGTGCCGAAGTCGACGCCCGCCGCGCGGTTGGCGGCGATCATCCGCAGCGTGGCCGCGGGCGAGCGCTACGTCGACGCCGGACTCGCCGCAGCCGCCCTCACCGAGGACGAGAGCCCGCTGACTCCGCGGGAGGCCGACGTCCTCCGGCTCACCCGCGACGGCCTCGCGACGAAGCAGATCGCCCGTGCGCTCGCACTCGCGCACGGCACGGTGCGGAACCACCTGTCGTCCGCGATCACGAAGCTGCACTGCGACTCCCGGGTCTCAGCGGCGGCGGTGGCCGCAGACCGCGGATGGATCTGA
- a CDS encoding histidine kinase, producing MTHPGHARPRADTDVRVVRWSSITSLWAVVLVGGAVQVLVGTDSPASARTPALVALTVVAVAAASAAIPLLLRPAREAAPLHPSVLALVLTSVAVWVVSLVPSSDGPGWAFTMAIAGGTLGCLLHGWGRVVTLAITIVLLVGGADADAPPGELVLVGTLALFTLMPLSVVWIHRVVLRLEAARRTASDLAVAEERLRFATDLHDIQGHHLQVIALKSELAERLLVADPERARAELDDIRSVAKAALEDTRALVNDYRTVTVAVEVRNAAAVLRSAGIDCAERIETDGMPDAVGAVFAVAIREAATNMLRHSRAGTAAIELVRVGDAFQLTVTNDAARASDHHAGTGIAGLTQRVSALGGTVDARRLGDRFALVVRIPVPAGAPAPAASKSPSPSPAVPA from the coding sequence GTGACGCACCCCGGGCACGCGCGGCCCCGCGCCGACACCGATGTCCGGGTGGTGCGCTGGTCCTCGATCACGTCGCTCTGGGCCGTCGTCCTGGTGGGCGGTGCCGTGCAGGTGCTCGTCGGCACGGACAGTCCCGCCTCGGCGCGGACCCCCGCCCTCGTGGCGCTCACCGTCGTCGCGGTGGCGGCAGCGTCGGCCGCGATCCCGCTCCTGCTCCGGCCCGCCAGGGAAGCGGCACCCCTGCACCCCAGCGTGCTCGCTCTGGTCCTGACGTCGGTCGCCGTCTGGGTCGTGTCGCTCGTCCCGTCGTCGGACGGACCGGGCTGGGCGTTCACGATGGCCATCGCCGGCGGCACCCTCGGGTGTCTCCTGCACGGGTGGGGGCGGGTCGTCACGCTCGCCATCACGATCGTCCTGCTCGTGGGCGGGGCCGATGCGGACGCCCCACCAGGGGAGCTGGTCCTCGTCGGCACCCTCGCACTGTTCACGCTGATGCCGCTCAGTGTCGTCTGGATCCACCGGGTGGTCCTCCGCCTCGAGGCAGCTCGGCGCACCGCGTCCGACCTCGCCGTCGCCGAGGAACGACTGCGGTTCGCCACCGACCTGCACGACATCCAGGGCCACCACCTGCAGGTGATCGCGTTGAAGAGCGAACTCGCCGAGCGGCTGCTCGTCGCCGACCCCGAACGTGCTCGTGCCGAACTCGACGACATCCGATCGGTGGCGAAGGCGGCGCTCGAGGACACCCGTGCACTGGTCAACGACTACCGGACCGTCACCGTCGCGGTCGAGGTCCGGAACGCCGCAGCCGTGCTCCGCTCCGCCGGCATCGACTGCGCCGAACGGATCGAGACCGACGGCATGCCGGACGCGGTCGGCGCGGTGTTCGCCGTCGCGATCCGCGAGGCGGCGACGAACATGCTCCGGCACAGCCGGGCGGGCACTGCCGCGATCGAGCTCGTGCGGGTCGGGGATGCCTTCCAGCTGACCGTCACGAACGACGCCGCACGCGCGTCCGACCACCACGCCGGGACCGGCATCGCGGGGTTGACGCAGCGCGTGTCGGCACTCGGTGGCACGGTCGATGCTCGCCGCCTGGGCGATCGGTTCGCCCTCGTCGTCCGGATCCCGGTCCCGGCCGGGGCGCCGGCGCCGGCAGCGTCGAAGTCGCCGTCGCCGTCGCCGGCGGTTCCGGCATGA
- a CDS encoding alpha/beta hydrolase, whose translation MRKSLRITLITLGSLLAVPVLALATTSVVNVVATRAEASEIADYGERVPVDGKEMNVVVRGSGAETVVLLPGLGTAAPGLDFGPLIAQLVRTYRVVAVEPFGTGLSDQTDVPRTAANITREVHEALHHLGVDRYVLMGHSVAGVYALPYVESYRDEVTAFVGIDSSVPRQSTWDDPIPTGAIVALDRLGLLRVANASTPDTYGAAYSAATKRQMQLLSAKNGAAPTIIDEMARAPENFRSVEDSTFPADLPVLLFVRTNDNQVPNWVRLHERQAASVEHGRVVGLVGDHYLHHTLSERIARDTVATLATLGE comes from the coding sequence ATGCGGAAGTCCCTGCGCATCACCCTGATCACCCTCGGCTCCCTGCTGGCGGTCCCCGTGCTCGCCCTCGCGACCACGTCCGTCGTCAACGTCGTCGCGACCCGGGCCGAGGCGTCGGAGATCGCCGACTACGGCGAGCGGGTACCGGTCGACGGCAAGGAGATGAACGTCGTCGTCCGCGGATCCGGTGCCGAGACGGTCGTGCTCCTCCCGGGGCTCGGGACGGCAGCCCCGGGACTCGACTTCGGTCCGCTCATCGCCCAGTTGGTGCGGACGTACCGGGTGGTCGCCGTCGAACCGTTCGGCACCGGGCTCAGCGACCAGACCGACGTCCCCCGCACCGCCGCGAACATCACCCGCGAGGTTCACGAGGCACTGCACCACCTCGGCGTCGACCGGTACGTGCTGATGGGCCACTCGGTCGCCGGCGTCTACGCGCTGCCGTACGTCGAGTCGTACCGCGACGAGGTGACGGCGTTCGTCGGCATCGACAGCAGCGTGCCGCGACAGTCGACCTGGGACGACCCGATCCCGACCGGCGCGATCGTCGCGCTCGACCGCCTCGGCCTGCTGCGCGTGGCGAACGCGTCGACGCCGGACACGTACGGCGCCGCGTACAGCGCGGCGACGAAGCGGCAGATGCAGCTCCTCTCCGCGAAGAACGGTGCCGCCCCCACGATCATCGACGAGATGGCACGGGCGCCGGAGAACTTCCGGTCCGTCGAGGACTCGACGTTCCCGGCGGACCTGCCCGTCCTGCTGTTCGTCCGGACGAACGACAACCAGGTGCCGAACTGGGTGCGGCTGCACGAGCGCCAGGCCGCGAGCGTCGAACACGGGCGGGTCGTCGGACTCGTCGGCGACCACTACCTGCACCACACGCTGTCGGAGCGGATCGCCAGGGACACGGTCGCCACCCTCGCTACCCTGGGCGAGTGA
- a CDS encoding methyltransferase domain-containing protein: protein MTMHAPVSFGAGGGEPYARALRTDGRIRLTDPDRPDAEVTLDVGRWSAAADRVDRSLLDGADGPVIDIGCGPGRMLVAARTLGLPALGVDVSAEAVAIARRSGGTALQGSVFDPIPDEGHWDTALVIDGNIGIGGDPTALLTRCRNIVRVGGRVIVETHVDRDADRTFTARVVDADGHQSAGFPWAEVGVDALLDHAERAELIARQSWTTGGRTFCELLA, encoded by the coding sequence ATGACCATGCACGCACCCGTCTCGTTCGGGGCCGGCGGCGGCGAGCCCTACGCCCGGGCCCTCCGCACCGACGGCCGCATCCGCCTGACGGACCCGGACCGACCCGACGCCGAGGTCACCCTCGACGTCGGTCGGTGGAGCGCGGCCGCCGACCGGGTGGACCGCTCGCTCCTCGACGGTGCCGACGGCCCCGTGATCGACATCGGCTGCGGCCCGGGCCGGATGCTCGTCGCCGCCCGGACGCTCGGCCTGCCGGCGCTCGGCGTGGACGTCTCCGCCGAGGCCGTGGCGATCGCCCGGCGCTCCGGCGGCACCGCCCTGCAGGGGTCCGTGTTCGACCCGATCCCCGACGAGGGCCACTGGGACACCGCGCTCGTCATCGACGGCAACATCGGCATCGGCGGCGACCCGACGGCGCTGCTGACCCGGTGCCGCAACATCGTCCGTGTCGGCGGCCGCGTCATCGTCGAGACGCACGTCGACCGCGATGCCGACCGCACCTTCACCGCTCGCGTGGTGGACGCCGACGGCCACCAGAGCGCCGGGTTCCCCTGGGCCGAGGTGGGCGTCGACGCACTGCTCGACCACGCCGAGCGTGCGGAACTGATCGCGCGCCAGAGCTGGACGACGGGCGGACGGACGTTCTGCGAGCTGCTCGCCTGA
- a CDS encoding DUF2064 domain-containing protein, with translation MSADTAGITVAVVAKECLPGKVKTRLTPALTPEGAARVAAASLADTLATVRALPAARRVLFFDGSSLPEGALDLDGTGGFDVVHQTSGGLDERLGALFDAVDGPTLLVGMDTPQFGRADVAPVFDDPSRDAWFGPAEDGGFWSLYLREPDGAYLRGVPMSREDTGAVQRARLTDAGFDVGTLGVLLDVDTVPDAERVAALVPDSRFAAALHAETVGSLR, from the coding sequence GTGAGCGCCGACACCGCCGGCATCACCGTCGCGGTGGTCGCCAAGGAGTGCCTGCCCGGCAAGGTGAAGACCCGGCTGACGCCGGCGCTGACGCCGGAGGGCGCTGCCCGCGTCGCCGCTGCGAGCCTCGCGGACACGCTCGCGACGGTCCGCGCGCTGCCCGCTGCGCGGCGCGTGTTGTTCTTCGACGGGTCCTCGCTGCCCGAGGGTGCGCTGGACCTCGACGGCACCGGGGGCTTCGACGTCGTCCACCAGACCTCCGGCGGACTCGACGAACGCCTCGGCGCCCTGTTCGACGCGGTCGACGGCCCGACGCTGCTGGTGGGGATGGACACGCCGCAGTTCGGCCGGGCGGACGTCGCACCGGTGTTCGACGACCCGTCTCGCGACGCCTGGTTCGGTCCCGCCGAGGACGGCGGCTTCTGGTCGCTGTACCTCCGCGAGCCGGACGGCGCGTACCTCCGCGGCGTACCGATGTCCCGCGAGGACACCGGCGCCGTGCAGCGCGCCCGACTGACCGACGCCGGCTTCGACGTGGGCACCCTCGGGGTCCTGCTCGACGTCGACACCGTGCCCGACGCCGAGCGCGTCGCAGCCCTCGTGCCGGACTCGCGGTTCGCCGCGGCCCTGCACGCCGAGACCGTGGGGAGCCTCCGATGA
- a CDS encoding glycosyltransferase family 2 protein, which translates to MNVDVILPCLDEADALPAVLGRLPSGYRAIVVDNGSTDGSADIARAHGALVVTEPVRGFGSACAAGVAAATAEYVAFCDADASMDPAELVPLVARVATGHTDLALGRRVPTTPGAWAPHARFANRVLAVLMHRATGYRLRDLGPMRVMRREDLVSLDLRDRRSGYPLEMVLAAHAAGWRVDESDIGYAQRIGDSKVTGTLRGTVNAIKDMSRLLRAYRRETQGAGLEARGRVVAPAPVRRTAGSTPEVVGSTVSAPTEGARS; encoded by the coding sequence ATGAACGTCGACGTCATCCTCCCTTGTCTCGACGAGGCCGATGCACTCCCCGCGGTCCTCGGCCGCCTCCCCTCCGGCTACCGCGCGATCGTCGTCGACAACGGCTCGACCGACGGTTCGGCCGACATCGCGCGGGCACACGGCGCACTCGTCGTCACCGAACCGGTGCGCGGATTCGGCTCGGCCTGCGCCGCCGGTGTCGCCGCCGCGACCGCCGAGTACGTCGCCTTCTGCGACGCCGACGCCTCGATGGACCCCGCCGAACTCGTCCCGCTCGTCGCACGCGTCGCGACCGGCCACACCGACCTCGCACTCGGCCGCCGTGTCCCGACCACTCCGGGAGCCTGGGCACCGCACGCCCGCTTCGCGAACCGTGTCCTCGCCGTCCTCATGCACCGTGCGACCGGGTACCGCCTCCGCGACCTCGGCCCGATGCGCGTGATGCGCCGCGAGGACCTGGTCTCCCTCGACCTGCGGGACCGCCGCAGCGGGTACCCGCTCGAGATGGTCCTCGCCGCGCACGCGGCCGGGTGGCGCGTCGACGAGTCCGACATCGGGTACGCGCAGCGCATCGGTGACAGCAAGGTGACGGGCACGCTCCGCGGCACGGTCAACGCGATCAAGGACATGTCGCGTCTGCTGCGCGCCTACCGCCGCGAGACACAGGGCGCCGGCCTGGAGGCACGGGGCCGCGTCGTCGCACCGGCTCCCGTCCGGCGCACGGCCGGGTCCACCCCCGAGGTGGTCGGGTCGACGGTCAGCGCACCGACCGAAGGCGCTCGCTCGTGA
- a CDS encoding NAD-dependent epimerase/dehydratase family protein — MTRLLVTGGAGFIGSAIVRRARADGHEVRVLDSLRDDVHGDPAEIVRAHQQQGIEFVHGDVRDRVALDAALDGVEVVCHQAAKVGLGVDFQDAPDYVSSNDAGTAHVLAGMDRHGIGRLVVASSMVVYGEGAYTTADGEPVRPPARRREDLDQGRFDPIGPDGQPLVPGLIDESAALDPRNVYAQTKVAQEHLASSWARATGGRAVALRYHNVYGPGMPANTPYAGVASLFRSALARGEAPRVFEDGRQRRDFVHVDDVAGANAASIAATADLPSESFRAYNVGSGVVHTIGEMAGAIAGPDGPQPVVTGEYRLGDVRHVTASSDRIAAQLGWRAEVDFERGMREFATAPLRAAVQAPQPQPGQ, encoded by the coding sequence GTGACCCGCCTCCTCGTCACCGGCGGCGCCGGCTTCATCGGCTCCGCGATCGTCCGCCGCGCGCGCGCCGACGGCCACGAGGTCCGCGTGCTCGACTCGCTCCGCGACGACGTGCACGGCGACCCCGCCGAGATCGTCCGCGCACACCAGCAGCAGGGCATCGAGTTCGTCCACGGTGACGTCCGTGACCGGGTGGCACTCGACGCGGCCCTCGACGGCGTCGAGGTGGTGTGCCACCAGGCCGCCAAGGTGGGGCTCGGGGTCGACTTCCAGGACGCCCCCGACTACGTCTCCTCGAACGACGCCGGCACCGCCCACGTGCTCGCCGGGATGGACCGGCACGGCATCGGCCGCCTGGTCGTGGCGAGCTCGATGGTCGTCTACGGCGAGGGGGCGTACACGACCGCCGACGGCGAGCCCGTCCGTCCACCGGCCCGCCGCCGCGAGGACCTCGACCAGGGACGCTTCGACCCGATCGGCCCCGACGGCCAGCCGCTCGTGCCCGGCCTGATCGACGAGTCCGCAGCGCTCGACCCACGGAACGTCTACGCGCAGACGAAGGTGGCACAGGAGCACCTCGCGTCGAGCTGGGCGCGGGCCACCGGTGGCCGTGCCGTCGCCCTCCGCTACCACAACGTCTACGGTCCGGGCATGCCCGCGAACACCCCCTACGCCGGTGTCGCCTCACTGTTCCGCTCGGCACTGGCCCGCGGTGAGGCCCCTCGGGTCTTCGAGGACGGCCGGCAGCGGCGCGACTTCGTGCACGTGGACGACGTCGCCGGGGCGAACGCCGCGTCCATCGCCGCGACCGCCGACCTGCCGTCGGAGTCCTTCCGGGCGTACAACGTCGGGTCCGGCGTCGTCCACACGATCGGCGAGATGGCGGGGGCGATCGCCGGGCCGGACGGTCCGCAGCCGGTCGTGACTGGCGAGTACCGCCTGGGTGACGTCCGGCACGTCACCGCGTCGTCGGACCGGATCGCCGCCCAGCTCGGTTGGCGCGCCGAGGTGGACTTCGAACGCGGCATGCGCGAGTTCGCGACGGCCCCGCTGCGCGCCGCAGTGCAGGCACCGCAGCCGCAGCCGGGGCAGTAG